A section of the Carya illinoinensis cultivar Pawnee chromosome 12, C.illinoinensisPawnee_v1, whole genome shotgun sequence genome encodes:
- the LOC122289563 gene encoding metal tolerance protein 1-like isoform X2, translating into MCQNKERFGRKVEVTFLYMIIKGSGKAAVILWKNPVLFMEVQNSEHGHIIEVCGDVPAVGTSLGGSRICGEAACGFSDAKTSSKDANERSASMRKLLIAVILCVIFMSVEVVGGIKANSLAILTDAAHLLSDVAAFAISLFSLWASGWEATPRQSYGFFRIEILGALVSIQMIWLLAGILVYEAITRIINDTGEVQGFLMFVVAAFGLVVNIAMALLLGHDHGHDHGHGGHGHGHGDHGHGHGGHDEMHNHGLTITTHHHPHHHHHEAKHDDEHHHAHEADHTEPHHHYEAKHDDEHHHAHGADHTEPLLKTCSEGETKTKYAAKQKKQRNINVQGAYLHVLGDSIQSVGVMIGGAIIWYKPEWKIIDLICTLIFSAIVLGTTIRMLRNILEVLMESTPREIDATKLEKGLCEMHEVVAIHELHIWAITVGKVLLACHVIIKREADADMVLNKVIDYIRRGYNISHVTIQIERQ; encoded by the exons ATGtgccaaaataaagagagatttGGCAGGAAAGTGGAAGTGACTTTTTTGTATATGATAATCAAAGGGAGTGGGAAAGCTGCAGTAATTCTTTGGAAAAACCCGGTTCTCTTT ATGGAAGTGCAAAATTCCGAACATGGTCATATAATTGAAGTATGTGGAGATGTGCCAGCTGTGGGAACAAGTCTGGGTGGGAGCAGGATCTGTGGGGAAGCAGCATGTGGATTTTCAGATGCTAAAACTAGTTCCAAAGATGCCAATGAACGGTCAGCGTCCATGCGAAAACTTTTGATCGCTGTTATACTCTGTGTCATCTTCATGAGTGTGGAAGTCGTTGGAGGTATCAAAGCCAACAGTCTTGCAATTTTGACTGATGCAGCTCATCTGTTGTCTGATGTTGCTGCATTTGCAATATCACTATTTTCGCTTTGGGCATCAGGATGGGAGGCAACTCCACGTCAATCATACGGTTTCTTCCGAATTGAAATATTAGGTGCTCTTGTTTCCATTCAGATGATATGGCTTCTTGCTGGGATCCTTGTTTATGAAGCCATTACTAGAATTATCAATGATACCGGTGAGGTTCAGGGCTTTCTTATGTTTGTCGTTGCTGCATTTGGTTTAGTGGTTAATATTGCCATGGCTCTCTTGTTGGGACATGATCATGGTCATGATCATGGACATGGTGGTCATGGCCATGGACATGGTGATCATGGTCATGGCCATGGGGGTCATGATGAAATGCATAACCATGGGTTAACTATTACCACACATCATCaccctcatcatcatcatcacgaGGCCAAACATGATGATGAGCACCATCATGCCCACGAAGCAGATCACACCGAGCCTCATCATCATTACGAGGCCAAACATGATGATGAGCACCATCATGCCCATGGAGCAGATCACACCGAGCCTCTGCTGAAGACATGCAGTGAAGGTGAAACGAAGACCAAGTATGCAGCTAAACAGAAGAAGCAACGGAACATAAATGTACAGGGTGCTTATCTTCATGTGCTTGGGGATTCCATTCAAAGTGTTGGGGTTATGATCGGTGGGGCAATTATTTGGTATAAGCCCGAGTGGAAGATTATTGATCTGATATGCACACTTATATTTTCTGCAATCGTGCTGGGGACAACAATTAGGATGCTAAGGAATATTTTGGAGGTTTTGATGGAGAGCACACCTAGAGAAATTGATGCCACAAAGCTTGAAAAAGGACTCTGTGAGATGCATGAGGTAGTTGCTATCCATGAGCTGCACATTTGGGCCATAACCGTGGGGAAGGTCTTATTGGCTTGCCATGTTATAATCAAGCGCGAGGCTGATGCTGACATGGTATTGAACAAGGTTATAGACTACATTAGAAGAGGGTACAACATCAGTCACGTGACTATTCAGATAGAGCGGCAGTAG
- the LOC122289564 gene encoding caffeic acid 3-O-methyltransferase 1-like translates to MNSKESQMGTSSNEEESISEYAMQLTSASVLPGVLKAAIDLGVLEIIGKAGPGALLSASQIASELPTHSNANLVSSNLLLDCMLRVLASHSILTCSITHQNDGHVLRLYGLAPVSKYFDRNQDGGTLAPLLDFMQDKDIMSIWDHLKDAVLEGVLPFYKAHGMNMSEFVGKEARLRETFVGSMKGFNQVFMEKILETYKGFEGLKSLVDVGGGDGTILNSIISKYPSIKGVNFDLAYVIEKSPSYPGIEHTTGDMFVSIPNGDAIFMKWIIHHYNDEDSLKVLKNCHEALPKRGKVILVDMVVPEVSETSAAHKSLFQFYLLMMNANPQGKERTKRELENLAKAAGFSGIQVAGFAYGYSVVEFYKNM, encoded by the exons ATGAATTCCAAGGAAAGTCAGATGGGAACATCCTCTAATGAAGAGGAGAGTATCTCCGAGTATGCCATGCAACTAACAAGCGCATCGGTGCTGCCCGGGGTGCTGAAAGCAGCAATAGATCTTGGTGTGCTTGAAATTATTGGAAAAGCAGGTCCTGGAGCTCTTCTCTCTGCTTCCCAAATAGCATCCGAGCTCCCCACTCACAGTAACGCCAACCTTGTTTCGTCTAATTTGCTTCTGGATTGTATGCTACGCGTTCTAGCTAGCCACTCAATTCTTACTTGCTCTATCACCCACCAGAACGATGGCCACGTTCTCAGGCTTTATGGTTTGGCTCCTGTCTCAAAATACTTTGATCGAAACCAGGATGGCGGAACACTGGCTCCCCTATTAGATTTTATGCAGGACAAGGACATCATGAGTATCTG GGACCATTTGAAAGACGCAGTTCTGGAAGGTGTACTACCCTTTTACAAGGCTCATGGGATGAACATGAGTGAGTTTGTGGGAAAAGAAGCAAGACTCCGTGAAACTTTCGTGGGCTCAATGAAAGGTTTCAACCAAGTATTTATGGAGAAGATCCTTGAGACGTACAAGGGCTTTGAAGGTCTGAAGTCGCTTGTGGATGTGGGCGGTGGTGACGGCACCATCCTTAACAGTATCATATCCAAGTACCCTTCCATCAAGGGTGTCAACTTTGACTTGGCTTACGTAATAGAAAAATCGCCCTCCTATCCTG GTATTGAGCACACTACAGGAGACATGTTTGTAAGCATTCCAAATGGGGATGCCATTTTCATGAAG TGGATAATTCATCATTACAACGATGAAGATAGCTTGAAGGTACTAAAAAATTGTCATGAAGCACTACCAAAACGTGGGAAAGTGATACTAGTTGATATGGTGGTTCCGGAAGTCTCTGAAACTAGTGCTGCTCATAAAAGCTTGTTTCAATTTTATTTGCTCATGATGAATGCGAACCCGCAAGGTAAGGAGAGGACAAAAAGAGAACTCGAAAATTTGGCAAAGGCAGCAGGATTTTCTGGTATTCAGGTGGCAGGCTTTGCTTATGGCTATTCAGTCGTGGAGTTCTACAAGAATATGTAG
- the LOC122290530 gene encoding subtilisin-like protease SBT3.8 isoform X2 — translation MGEGTIIGVIDTGVWPESESFNDEDMGPVPSRWKGICQQGERFNSKNCNKKIIGARWFIKGVRDIIKIPSNETDTIEFLSPRDGDGHGTHTASIAAGYFVKKANYKGLASGIARGGAPLAHLAIYKACWSFDTDVCTDADLLKAFDKAIHDGVDILSVSVGNEIPLFSYVDLRDTIAIGSFHATVKGITVVCSAGNDGPISQTVSNTAPWLITTAATTIDRAFPVGITLGNNRTIWGQSIDIGKHHHNFTSLTYSERIAIDSTDDLAKDCRRGSLNATMAAGKIVLCFSKSNEWDIVSASTSVLKAGGVGIIFAHFDYDGLQSCHIIPCIKVDYEVGAQILSYIRKARSPTVKLRTPRSVIGKWVSPRVASFSSRGPSSMSPSVLKPDIAAPGVDILAAFRSSETNHNDRFALLSGTSMACPHVAGIAALLKSVHGNWSPAAIRSALVTTASQIGIDGTSISEDGPNRKATDPFDIGGGHVNPNKAVDPGLIYNISANDYVQFLCSMGYSNASITSLIKTTINCAEESHFGLNLNLPSITIPNLKRTVTVTRTVTNVGYFTSVYKVAVQAPYGIKMAVKPQTLSFNSTTQILSFKVTFFSTQKLYGDYKFGSLTWTDGKHLVRIPIAVRVGVIEFESYAYV, via the exons ATGGGTGAGGGAACTATCATTGGTGTGATAGATACAG GAGTTTGGCCAGAGTCTGAGAGTTTCAATGATGAAGACATGGGTCCAGTTCCATCACGCTGGAAAGGAATTTGCCAACAAGGAGAGCGCTTCAACTCCAAAAATTGCAACAAGAAAATTATTGGAGCTCGTTGGTTTATAAAAGGAGTGAGGGATATAATCAAAATTCCTAGTAATGAAACTGACACCATAGAGTTTCTATCACCACGAGATGGAGATGGACATGGAACTCATACAGCTTCTATCGCAGCCGgctattttgttaaaaaagcGAACTATAAAGGACTAGCTTCTGGTATAGCCAGAGGTGGAGCACCTCTTGCTCACCTTGCTATTTACAAAGCTTGTTGGTCATTTGACACTGATGTATGCACAGATGCAGACCTTCTAAAAGCATTTGATAAAGCCATACATGACGGAGTGGATATCCTATCCGTATCTGTTGGCAATGAGATTCCACTGTTCTCCTACGTCGATCTGCGTGATACGATTGCAATTGGTTCCTTCCATGCAACCGTAAAAGGGATCACCGTAGTTTGTTCTGCCGGAAATGATGGCCCTATCTCGCAAACAGTATCTAACACTGCACCCTGGCTCATCACCACCGCAGCCACCACAATAGACAGGGCCTTTCCAGTCGGCATTACACTTGGAAATAACCGCACCATATGG GGTCAATCTATTGATATTGGGAAACATCATCACAATTTCACTAGCCTTACATATTCAGAACGCATAGCTATAGATTCCACGGACGATTTAGC CAAGGATTGTCGACGTGGAAGTCTCAATGCAACGATGGCGGCAGGGAAGATTGTACTTTGTTTCTCAAAATCAAACGAATGGGATATTGTCTCTGCTTCAACTTCTGTGCTGAAGGCAGGAGGAGTTGGAATTATATTTGCACATTTTGATTATGATGGTCTTCAGTCATGCCATATAATCCCATGTATTAAAGTCGATTATGAAGTAGGGGCACAAATACTTTCCTACATCAGAAAGGCAAG GTCTCCAACTGTAAAGTTAAGAACGCCAAGGTCTGTCATTGGGAAATGGGTATCTCCACGAGTTGCATCTTTCTCATCCAGAGGACCAAGTTCCATGTCCCCATCAGTACTAAAG CCTGACATTGCAGCACCTGGTGTTGACATCTTAGCTGCATTTCGATCATCTGAAACAAATCACAACGATAGGTTTGCACTTCTATCAGGAACTTCAATGGCTTGCCCCCATGTGGCAGGAATAGCAGCTCTACTTAAATCAGTACATGGGAATTGGTCTCCTGCAGCTATAAGATCAGCTCTGGTCACAACCG CTTCCCAGATTGGAATAGATGGAACAAGTATATCTGAAGATGGTCCCAATCGGAAGGCAACCGATCCCTTCGACATAGGCGGTGGGCATGTTAATCCCAACAAAGCAGTGGATCCAGGGCTGATTTACAATATCAGTGCAAATGATTATGTTCAATTCCTCTGCTCCATGGGATACAGCAATGCCTCCATCACAAGTTTAATCAAGACCACAATCAATTGTGCGGAGGAGAGCCATTTTGGACTGAATCTCAACCTCCCTTCTATCACAATCCCAAACCTGAAAAGAACAGTAACAGTAACAAGAACGGTGACAAATGTGGGATACTTTACTTCGGTCTATAAAGTTGCAGTGCAGGCTCCATATGGCATAAAAATGGCTGTTAAGCCTCAAACTTTGAGTTTCAATTCAACAACCCAAATTCTTTCCTTCAAAGTTACCTTCTTCTCAACCCAAAAACTATATGGAGACTACAAATTCGGAAGTCTAACTTGGACTGATGGTAAGCATCTTGTTAGGATTCCTATAGCTGTACGTGTCGGTGTTATCGAGTTTGAATCGTATGCATATGTATGA
- the LOC122288887 gene encoding heavy metal-associated isoprenylated plant protein 42-like, with amino-acid sequence MYLQTCVLKVNIKCCKACPVKLRKKVQNSNGVNSILVDKEKDLVLVCGNIDPTKLVDAIKRIGKKNAEVLFYEKDPSLVPQKLNHLFNKISSTHCEDSDTVVDDAEEDNEDNNDVQDKSCEFSNNNTIHKLKRGRGSHRHDYNVHGKGSETINIRDRVFANPSAAAATRGYGHVPAGLPLAPRPPYVYQSYDRYPTVMYSGPPRPLLPAYHDCYRQINLPPPGAALIMQPAYNPYYKRWDPPNSNSIFHYFSDDNSEACTII; translated from the exons ATGTATTTGCAGACTTGTGTGCTTAAAGTAAATATTAAATGTTGCAAGGCATGTCCTGTGAAACTGAGGAAGAAGGTGCAAAATAGCAACG GAGTGAATTCCATACTTGTAGATAAAGAAAAAGACTTGGTTCTAGTTTGTGGCAACATAGACCCAACAAAACTAGTAGATGCAATCAAAAggattgggaaaaaaaatgcaGAGGTTCTGTTCTATGAAAAGGATCCTTCTCTCGTCCCACAAAAGCTAAACCACCTGTTCAACAAGATAAGTAGCACCCATTGCGAAGATTCTGATACTGTGGTTGATGACGCTGAAGAGGATAACGAAGATAACAATGATGTTCAAGACAAAAGTTGTGAATTTTCCAATAACAATACAATTCATAAATTGAAGCGTGGTCGTGGGTCTCACAGGCATGATTACAACGTGCATGGTAAGGGATCAGAGACTATTAATATAAGAGATAGGGTCTTTGCTAATccttctgctgctgctgcaacCCGAGGCTACGGGCATGTTCCAGCAGGGTTGCCGCTAGCGCCTAGACCGCCGTATGTATATCAAAGCTATGATCGGTATCCGACAGTGATGTACTCTGGGCCGCCACGGCCACTACTGCCTGCTTATCACGATTGTTATAGACAAATTAATCTGCCACCACCAGGAGCAGCATTGATCATGCAGCCGGCCTATAATCCTTACTACAAACGGTGGGATCCACCAAATTCCAACTCGATCTTCCACTACTTTAGCGATGATAATAGTGAGGCGTGCACTATAATTTGA
- the LOC122289563 gene encoding metal tolerance protein 1-like isoform X1, whose protein sequence is MCQNKERFGRKVEVTFLYMIIKGSGKAAVILWKNPVLFVCFHEAMEVQNSEHGHIIEVCGDVPAVGTSLGGSRICGEAACGFSDAKTSSKDANERSASMRKLLIAVILCVIFMSVEVVGGIKANSLAILTDAAHLLSDVAAFAISLFSLWASGWEATPRQSYGFFRIEILGALVSIQMIWLLAGILVYEAITRIINDTGEVQGFLMFVVAAFGLVVNIAMALLLGHDHGHDHGHGGHGHGHGDHGHGHGGHDEMHNHGLTITTHHHPHHHHHEAKHDDEHHHAHEADHTEPHHHYEAKHDDEHHHAHGADHTEPLLKTCSEGETKTKYAAKQKKQRNINVQGAYLHVLGDSIQSVGVMIGGAIIWYKPEWKIIDLICTLIFSAIVLGTTIRMLRNILEVLMESTPREIDATKLEKGLCEMHEVVAIHELHIWAITVGKVLLACHVIIKREADADMVLNKVIDYIRRGYNISHVTIQIERQ, encoded by the exons ATGtgccaaaataaagagagatttGGCAGGAAAGTGGAAGTGACTTTTTTGTATATGATAATCAAAGGGAGTGGGAAAGCTGCAGTAATTCTTTGGAAAAACCCGGTTCTCTTTGTATGTTTTCATGAGGCA ATGGAAGTGCAAAATTCCGAACATGGTCATATAATTGAAGTATGTGGAGATGTGCCAGCTGTGGGAACAAGTCTGGGTGGGAGCAGGATCTGTGGGGAAGCAGCATGTGGATTTTCAGATGCTAAAACTAGTTCCAAAGATGCCAATGAACGGTCAGCGTCCATGCGAAAACTTTTGATCGCTGTTATACTCTGTGTCATCTTCATGAGTGTGGAAGTCGTTGGAGGTATCAAAGCCAACAGTCTTGCAATTTTGACTGATGCAGCTCATCTGTTGTCTGATGTTGCTGCATTTGCAATATCACTATTTTCGCTTTGGGCATCAGGATGGGAGGCAACTCCACGTCAATCATACGGTTTCTTCCGAATTGAAATATTAGGTGCTCTTGTTTCCATTCAGATGATATGGCTTCTTGCTGGGATCCTTGTTTATGAAGCCATTACTAGAATTATCAATGATACCGGTGAGGTTCAGGGCTTTCTTATGTTTGTCGTTGCTGCATTTGGTTTAGTGGTTAATATTGCCATGGCTCTCTTGTTGGGACATGATCATGGTCATGATCATGGACATGGTGGTCATGGCCATGGACATGGTGATCATGGTCATGGCCATGGGGGTCATGATGAAATGCATAACCATGGGTTAACTATTACCACACATCATCaccctcatcatcatcatcacgaGGCCAAACATGATGATGAGCACCATCATGCCCACGAAGCAGATCACACCGAGCCTCATCATCATTACGAGGCCAAACATGATGATGAGCACCATCATGCCCATGGAGCAGATCACACCGAGCCTCTGCTGAAGACATGCAGTGAAGGTGAAACGAAGACCAAGTATGCAGCTAAACAGAAGAAGCAACGGAACATAAATGTACAGGGTGCTTATCTTCATGTGCTTGGGGATTCCATTCAAAGTGTTGGGGTTATGATCGGTGGGGCAATTATTTGGTATAAGCCCGAGTGGAAGATTATTGATCTGATATGCACACTTATATTTTCTGCAATCGTGCTGGGGACAACAATTAGGATGCTAAGGAATATTTTGGAGGTTTTGATGGAGAGCACACCTAGAGAAATTGATGCCACAAAGCTTGAAAAAGGACTCTGTGAGATGCATGAGGTAGTTGCTATCCATGAGCTGCACATTTGGGCCATAACCGTGGGGAAGGTCTTATTGGCTTGCCATGTTATAATCAAGCGCGAGGCTGATGCTGACATGGTATTGAACAAGGTTATAGACTACATTAGAAGAGGGTACAACATCAGTCACGTGACTATTCAGATAGAGCGGCAGTAG
- the LOC122290531 gene encoding 50S ribosomal protein L11, chloroplastic-like translates to MAFCKDYNARTADKAGYVIPVEITVNDDRSFTFILKTPPASVLLLKAAGVEKGSKDPKMEKVGKITIDQLHTIAAEKLPDLNCKSIESAMRIIAGTAANMGIDVDPPVLEQKKKELV, encoded by the exons ATGGCTTTTTGTAAGGATTACAATGCCCGGACCGCCGACAAAGCCGGTTACGTTATTCCCGTCGAGATTACCGTCAACGAT GATAGAAGCTTTACTTTTATACTGAAGACACCGCCTGCTTCGGTTCTGCTCCTTAAGGCAGCAG GTGTTGAGAAAGGTTCTAAAGACCCAAAGATGGAGAAAGTGGGCAAGATCACTAttgatcagttgcacacaatcgCTGCTGAAAAGCTGCCAGACTTGAATTGCAAGAGTATTGAATCAGCAATGAGAATTATAGCAGGCACTGCAGCTAATATGGGAATTGATGTTGATCCTCCAGTTCTTGAACAGAAAAAGAAGGAACTTGTTTAG
- the LOC122289563 gene encoding metal tolerance protein 1-like isoform X3 translates to MEVQNSEHGHIIEVCGDVPAVGTSLGGSRICGEAACGFSDAKTSSKDANERSASMRKLLIAVILCVIFMSVEVVGGIKANSLAILTDAAHLLSDVAAFAISLFSLWASGWEATPRQSYGFFRIEILGALVSIQMIWLLAGILVYEAITRIINDTGEVQGFLMFVVAAFGLVVNIAMALLLGHDHGHDHGHGGHGHGHGDHGHGHGGHDEMHNHGLTITTHHHPHHHHHEAKHDDEHHHAHEADHTEPHHHYEAKHDDEHHHAHGADHTEPLLKTCSEGETKTKYAAKQKKQRNINVQGAYLHVLGDSIQSVGVMIGGAIIWYKPEWKIIDLICTLIFSAIVLGTTIRMLRNILEVLMESTPREIDATKLEKGLCEMHEVVAIHELHIWAITVGKVLLACHVIIKREADADMVLNKVIDYIRRGYNISHVTIQIERQ, encoded by the coding sequence ATGGAAGTGCAAAATTCCGAACATGGTCATATAATTGAAGTATGTGGAGATGTGCCAGCTGTGGGAACAAGTCTGGGTGGGAGCAGGATCTGTGGGGAAGCAGCATGTGGATTTTCAGATGCTAAAACTAGTTCCAAAGATGCCAATGAACGGTCAGCGTCCATGCGAAAACTTTTGATCGCTGTTATACTCTGTGTCATCTTCATGAGTGTGGAAGTCGTTGGAGGTATCAAAGCCAACAGTCTTGCAATTTTGACTGATGCAGCTCATCTGTTGTCTGATGTTGCTGCATTTGCAATATCACTATTTTCGCTTTGGGCATCAGGATGGGAGGCAACTCCACGTCAATCATACGGTTTCTTCCGAATTGAAATATTAGGTGCTCTTGTTTCCATTCAGATGATATGGCTTCTTGCTGGGATCCTTGTTTATGAAGCCATTACTAGAATTATCAATGATACCGGTGAGGTTCAGGGCTTTCTTATGTTTGTCGTTGCTGCATTTGGTTTAGTGGTTAATATTGCCATGGCTCTCTTGTTGGGACATGATCATGGTCATGATCATGGACATGGTGGTCATGGCCATGGACATGGTGATCATGGTCATGGCCATGGGGGTCATGATGAAATGCATAACCATGGGTTAACTATTACCACACATCATCaccctcatcatcatcatcacgaGGCCAAACATGATGATGAGCACCATCATGCCCACGAAGCAGATCACACCGAGCCTCATCATCATTACGAGGCCAAACATGATGATGAGCACCATCATGCCCATGGAGCAGATCACACCGAGCCTCTGCTGAAGACATGCAGTGAAGGTGAAACGAAGACCAAGTATGCAGCTAAACAGAAGAAGCAACGGAACATAAATGTACAGGGTGCTTATCTTCATGTGCTTGGGGATTCCATTCAAAGTGTTGGGGTTATGATCGGTGGGGCAATTATTTGGTATAAGCCCGAGTGGAAGATTATTGATCTGATATGCACACTTATATTTTCTGCAATCGTGCTGGGGACAACAATTAGGATGCTAAGGAATATTTTGGAGGTTTTGATGGAGAGCACACCTAGAGAAATTGATGCCACAAAGCTTGAAAAAGGACTCTGTGAGATGCATGAGGTAGTTGCTATCCATGAGCTGCACATTTGGGCCATAACCGTGGGGAAGGTCTTATTGGCTTGCCATGTTATAATCAAGCGCGAGGCTGATGCTGACATGGTATTGAACAAGGTTATAGACTACATTAGAAGAGGGTACAACATCAGTCACGTGACTATTCAGATAGAGCGGCAGTAG
- the LOC122290530 gene encoding subtilisin-like protease SBT3.8 isoform X1 — translation MYTISQNWKWARKNHLLAIFSLILLQYHLHASVICAQATSSVHIVYMGWNRDDDPATTKKSHHKILSSLLGSKEAAKSSILYSYKHGFSGFAARLTESQAEAIADFPRVVQVIPNRIHKLQTTRSWDFIGINHHSPTNLLSKSNMGEGTIIGVIDTGVWPESESFNDEDMGPVPSRWKGICQQGERFNSKNCNKKIIGARWFIKGVRDIIKIPSNETDTIEFLSPRDGDGHGTHTASIAAGYFVKKANYKGLASGIARGGAPLAHLAIYKACWSFDTDVCTDADLLKAFDKAIHDGVDILSVSVGNEIPLFSYVDLRDTIAIGSFHATVKGITVVCSAGNDGPISQTVSNTAPWLITTAATTIDRAFPVGITLGNNRTIWGQSIDIGKHHHNFTSLTYSERIAIDSTDDLAKDCRRGSLNATMAAGKIVLCFSKSNEWDIVSASTSVLKAGGVGIIFAHFDYDGLQSCHIIPCIKVDYEVGAQILSYIRKARSPTVKLRTPRSVIGKWVSPRVASFSSRGPSSMSPSVLKPDIAAPGVDILAAFRSSETNHNDRFALLSGTSMACPHVAGIAALLKSVHGNWSPAAIRSALVTTASQIGIDGTSISEDGPNRKATDPFDIGGGHVNPNKAVDPGLIYNISANDYVQFLCSMGYSNASITSLIKTTINCAEESHFGLNLNLPSITIPNLKRTVTVTRTVTNVGYFTSVYKVAVQAPYGIKMAVKPQTLSFNSTTQILSFKVTFFSTQKLYGDYKFGSLTWTDGKHLVRIPIAVRVGVIEFESYAYV, via the exons ATGTATACCATTTCACAAAACTGGAAATGGGCAAGAAAAAACCACTTGCTTGCGatcttctctctcattttactGCAATATCATCTCCATGCCTCAGTGATATGTGCTCAGGCCACAAGTAGT GTACATATTGTATATATGGGATGGAACAGGGATGATGATCCAGCAACAACCAAAAAATCTCACCATAAAATTCTATCAAGCTTGCTAGGAAG CAAAGAAGCTGCAAAAAGTTCCATACTTTATAGCTATAAGCATGGCTTTTCTGGGTTTGCTGCAAGATTGACAGAATCTCAGGCAGAAGCGATTGCAG ACTTTCCTAGAGTTGTCCAAGTGATACCGAATCGCATTCACAAGCTTCAAACAACCAGAAGCTGGGATTTCATTGGGATCAATCATCATTCTCCAACAAATCTCCTATCAAAAAGCAACATGGGTGAGGGAACTATCATTGGTGTGATAGATACAG GAGTTTGGCCAGAGTCTGAGAGTTTCAATGATGAAGACATGGGTCCAGTTCCATCACGCTGGAAAGGAATTTGCCAACAAGGAGAGCGCTTCAACTCCAAAAATTGCAACAAGAAAATTATTGGAGCTCGTTGGTTTATAAAAGGAGTGAGGGATATAATCAAAATTCCTAGTAATGAAACTGACACCATAGAGTTTCTATCACCACGAGATGGAGATGGACATGGAACTCATACAGCTTCTATCGCAGCCGgctattttgttaaaaaagcGAACTATAAAGGACTAGCTTCTGGTATAGCCAGAGGTGGAGCACCTCTTGCTCACCTTGCTATTTACAAAGCTTGTTGGTCATTTGACACTGATGTATGCACAGATGCAGACCTTCTAAAAGCATTTGATAAAGCCATACATGACGGAGTGGATATCCTATCCGTATCTGTTGGCAATGAGATTCCACTGTTCTCCTACGTCGATCTGCGTGATACGATTGCAATTGGTTCCTTCCATGCAACCGTAAAAGGGATCACCGTAGTTTGTTCTGCCGGAAATGATGGCCCTATCTCGCAAACAGTATCTAACACTGCACCCTGGCTCATCACCACCGCAGCCACCACAATAGACAGGGCCTTTCCAGTCGGCATTACACTTGGAAATAACCGCACCATATGG GGTCAATCTATTGATATTGGGAAACATCATCACAATTTCACTAGCCTTACATATTCAGAACGCATAGCTATAGATTCCACGGACGATTTAGC CAAGGATTGTCGACGTGGAAGTCTCAATGCAACGATGGCGGCAGGGAAGATTGTACTTTGTTTCTCAAAATCAAACGAATGGGATATTGTCTCTGCTTCAACTTCTGTGCTGAAGGCAGGAGGAGTTGGAATTATATTTGCACATTTTGATTATGATGGTCTTCAGTCATGCCATATAATCCCATGTATTAAAGTCGATTATGAAGTAGGGGCACAAATACTTTCCTACATCAGAAAGGCAAG GTCTCCAACTGTAAAGTTAAGAACGCCAAGGTCTGTCATTGGGAAATGGGTATCTCCACGAGTTGCATCTTTCTCATCCAGAGGACCAAGTTCCATGTCCCCATCAGTACTAAAG CCTGACATTGCAGCACCTGGTGTTGACATCTTAGCTGCATTTCGATCATCTGAAACAAATCACAACGATAGGTTTGCACTTCTATCAGGAACTTCAATGGCTTGCCCCCATGTGGCAGGAATAGCAGCTCTACTTAAATCAGTACATGGGAATTGGTCTCCTGCAGCTATAAGATCAGCTCTGGTCACAACCG CTTCCCAGATTGGAATAGATGGAACAAGTATATCTGAAGATGGTCCCAATCGGAAGGCAACCGATCCCTTCGACATAGGCGGTGGGCATGTTAATCCCAACAAAGCAGTGGATCCAGGGCTGATTTACAATATCAGTGCAAATGATTATGTTCAATTCCTCTGCTCCATGGGATACAGCAATGCCTCCATCACAAGTTTAATCAAGACCACAATCAATTGTGCGGAGGAGAGCCATTTTGGACTGAATCTCAACCTCCCTTCTATCACAATCCCAAACCTGAAAAGAACAGTAACAGTAACAAGAACGGTGACAAATGTGGGATACTTTACTTCGGTCTATAAAGTTGCAGTGCAGGCTCCATATGGCATAAAAATGGCTGTTAAGCCTCAAACTTTGAGTTTCAATTCAACAACCCAAATTCTTTCCTTCAAAGTTACCTTCTTCTCAACCCAAAAACTATATGGAGACTACAAATTCGGAAGTCTAACTTGGACTGATGGTAAGCATCTTGTTAGGATTCCTATAGCTGTACGTGTCGGTGTTATCGAGTTTGAATCGTATGCATATGTATGA